The nucleotide window TCCAGAACTAAATATTTCAAACAGTACTTACATTCATAATAAGAGATCATAATTTATAAGATCCTATGCTGATTTACTCCACACATGAGAAACTCTGTACTGCGAGGAACTAGTTTCTGAAAGATTGTTAGCGTCTGCATCTTTTGGAAAAGATTTATCAATAAATGGATGTATCTAACCTACATGATTGCTccaaaattaatacaaagaaCTATTTAATATGGCTGGCATAGGGATCCTTTCAttaatctgatttttttcactttcatccATTATGTATTGTACTTAGTTCATCATTAGAGAGCAATTAATGGACTCCAAccatttaattatcatttataaattttataatatataaacaattaatattattttaaaaacatgacatGGCATATGAtccacttaaaaaatatttcttacaaTGTAGAGAAATctaatgaaagataaaataaattgtaaggAAAACCAAACTTCAATGATGCAatgaaaccaagaaaaataggCATGGAGGGGTAGAAGTCTCCAAGAACAGTTGTCATCAGACGAGACACAAAGGAAGTTATAATTAGAGCACAAATTGCACGAACGTAGACTTGCTGGAAAATTGTCAGTTTTTGAAATTACTATTGCCGTGTTTCCACATTCTTGCATAGTCAACAAAGGGACCTACTTGTATGGAAATATTTGCAATTGATCAATAATTCAACCTCCAGTTCCATATTCAGAACCACTTACTGGCTGCGAAGACTTGGAGGTCAAGGAGGAAAAGCACAGACCAGATGAAGATTGGTTTTCCCTTGTTGATGCTGAGAAAGAAAGATCTTTTAGGCGTCCACTAGCTTGGAAATTAATTTTGCCGTGTTTCCAACACTCTTGTATAGTCAACAAAGGGACCTAATTGTATGGAAATATTTGCAATTGATCAATAATTCAACCTGCAGTTCCATATTGAATAATTGTATGGTTGCGAAGACTTGGAGGTGAAGGAGGAAAAGGACAGACCAGATCATGAAGATTGGTTTTCCCTTGTTGATGCTGGAAAAGAAAGATCTTTCCAATCCCACACTTACTTAGGAAACTTCAGCGACAGACTCTTAGTTTTGCATTTTAGAATGAACAAtcgcatgaaaaacaaaaattctccatagtaataaaaatgagaaagataaaattgatttcTGAAAAGGAATAATTCCCCATTCAATTAGTGTTTAATCGGGaattatatatacatgcatGAGGACTGATGAGTCAGCCCGTCCCATGCAAAGGGAATTATTCCCACACCAACTGCATGACATGCAAAGGGGAGCCTAAAAGGAAGGGAAAGAGGGAAGAAAAAGGGCAAAACTGATTTCAGCTGAAAATCAATTATCCTTTTTCTTCTAACAACTTTCTATCCccctcaatatttttaatagtaaaaggattaattaattttaagaaaattaacaacccctgaaatgatatttaatccatttagaaaattaatattgtcATGTTCCTATTCTTATTctcattaataaatatttgatattgtggtagcttttgtttttttataaaaacatattgcctaaaaaagcattaaattaaatattttatgtgtttttttttatgttttgatgggtttatattaaaattaaaaagaattacatatattttcaattaaaaaatacatttaaaaaatatattgcacaACATTGTGAATCACACAGAAAGACTTTTGGGTCATGAGAAACGATATAAAGGTGAAGATGATTTtgattatcaaatttttatttcagttaCGTATACATAATCccatagtttaattattttttatttaaaatagaaaaaggaaaaatcaaagtATATCAATTGAAGGAatgaaagtattttaaaaaaaatattactaatcAAGATTTGTCAAATaactatttagttatttttaatactaaaaggattaattaatttaagaaatattagCAACctctaaaaaactatttaatccATTTaggaaattaatattaatttttttatgttttttattattttaatatgctaatatgaaaaattaaaaataaattttaaaaaatatcatattaatatattttcaaataaaaaatatctttaaaaaataattaaactattgTACATTACCGAGCGCACACAAAAAGTATGATCCATAAGTGCAAAGTTGTTAGTGCCCCCGTTGCTTTGGGTAATTATTACTTTGCCAATAAACAACAATTTAGTTTGCGCAATTTGATAGGAAACTTCCATATTTCCATCGGTGCCAAGAAACAACAATTCAGTTTGCACAATTTGAAGTCAACAGGGAATCAAGTTAATAGGAACCTTACATATTTCCATcggtttttattctttctttattttttttaattattaaatcctgaaaaaggtattttaatactaacaATTAATATGTGCTCATGAACAAATTAGTCTTTCTTTGCTCCGATTCTCTTTCAGCTAAGGAAACAATTCAGTTTAATGCTTCAACCAGTCACTTTGATTTCGTCTATAAATACTTCTAATAatgcctttcttttcttctgatCTTTAATTCCCAGTTAATTATACTTTCGAATCCTGTAAGGCCAGCCAACATGGGGTTTTCACCACCGTGCCTCTctcaatctctctctttctttctgctTCTCTTCCATTTCCACTCAACAATTTCATCTCCACTCTCCTCAAattactcttcttcttcttcttctcatttGTGTGCTCATCGCCAATCTCTTTCTCTCCTTCAATTCAAACAATCCTTCTCCATTGATAGTTCTGCTTCATCGGAGTACTGTCAATATCCCTTTCCAAAAACAGAGTCATGGAAAGAGGGTACAGACTGCTGCTTGTGGGATGGGGTCTCTTGTGACCTGAAAACCGGGCATGTCACTGCACTGGACCTCTCCTGCAGCATGCTTTACGGCACCCTCCTTCCCAATaaatctctcttctctctccatCATCTTCAACACCTCGACCTCTCTTTCAATGATTTCAACTCCTCCCATATTTCTTCTCGATTTGGCCAGTTCTCCAGTCTGACACATCTTAACCTAAGTGGTTCAGATCTTGCAGGCCAAGTTCCGTCAGAAATCTCTCACCTCTCCAAAATGGTTTCTCTGGATCTCTCTCGGAACTACGATCTTGTGAGTCTAGAACCAATTTCTTTTGACAAGCTTTCTTTTGACAAGCTTGTTCGAAACCTAACCAAGCTTAGAGAACTCGATTTGAGTTGGGTAAACATGTCACTAGTTGTTCCCGATTCCTTGATGAATCTGTCTTCCTCTCTGTCATCGCTCAGACTCTATTACTGTAGATTGAAAGGGAAACTCCCATCCTCAATGGGGAAATTTAAGCACCTGCAGTACTTGGATCTTGGAGGGAACGATTTTACTGGTTCAATTCCATATGATTTTGAGCAACTCACCGAGTTGGTTTCCCTTGGTCTCTCTTCCAACAACGATCTAAGTCTAGAACCAATTTCTTTTCACAAGATTGTTCAAAACCTAACCAAGCTAAGAGAACTGGATTTGGGCTCTGTAAATATGTCTTTGGTttcacaagatttttttaattccttgaCCAATCTGTCCTCTTCCTTTTCATCTCTTTACCTCAGTGGTTGTGGATTGCAGGGGAAATTCCCGGGTAACATCTTTCTCCTCCCAAACCTTGAATCACTCTATTTGTCATACAACGAAGGCCTCACTGGCTCTTTTCCTTCGTCCAATTTGAGTAATGTCCTTTATGGGTTGGGTCTTTCTAATACAAGAATTTCAGTTTATTTAGAAAACGACTTAATCAGTAATCTAAAGTCATTAGAATATATGTCTCTTCGTAATTGTAACATTATAAGGTCAGATCTACCCCTGCTTGGTAATCTCACACAGCTCATTTATTTAAGACTCTCAAGTAATAATTTTAACGGTCAGATCCCATCATCATTTAAAAACCTTGTACACCTCCGTTACTTGTATCTCGACTCAAATAAATTTGTGGGTCAAGTTCCAGATTTTTTGGGTAGCCTTTCAAATCTAAAGAGTCTAAATTTATATGATAACTTGTTAAATGGAACAATACCATCCTTTTTCTTTGCTATTCCTTCTTTATATCATCTTGACCTTCATAACAATAATCTCATAGGTAATATAAGTGAACTCCAACACGATTCATTGCTATATCTTGATTTGAGCAATAACCACTTGCATGGTGCAATTCCAAGTTCGATTTTCAAACAAGAGAACTTGCAAGTCCTTATTCTTGCGTCCAATAGTAAATTGACAGGTGagatttcttcttctatttgcaAGCTGAGATTCCTTCACGTCCTGGACTTGTCCAACAACAGCTTGAGTGGTTCTACACCACTATGTTTGGGGAACTTCAGCAACATGCTCTCGGTATTGCATCTAGGCATGAACAATCTTCAAGGCACTATCCCTTCAACATTTTCAAAAGATAATAGCTTGGAATATCTCAACCTCAATGGAAATGAATTCGAAGGGAAAATATTATCGTCTATCATCAACTATGCAATGTTGGAAGTTCTTGATCTTGGCAACAATAAGATTGAGGATACATTTCCCTACTTTCTAGAAACACTTCCAAAGCTACAAATTCTTGTCCTAAAATCGAATAAACTCCAAGGTTTTGTGAAGGGTCCAACTGCACATAATTCCTTCTCTAAATTACAGATTCTTGACATCTCTGACAATGATTTTAGCGGGTCATTGCCAACTGGGTATTTCAATAGTCTTGAAGCAATGATGGCCTCGGATCAAAACATGATTTACATGAATGCAACAAATTACTCTAGCTATGTCTATTCCATAGAAATGACATGGAAAGGTGTAGAAATTGAGTTCCCAAAGATACAAAGTACCATCAGAATACTCGATTtgtcaaaaaacaatttcactGGAGAGATTCCAAAGGTGATCGCAAAGCTTAAAGCACTCCAACAACTCAACCTTTCTCATAATTCCCTTACAGGTCATATCCACTCATCATTAGGAAATTTGATCAATTTGGAATCATTAGATCTATCTTCAAATTTGCTTACCGGAAGGATTCCAACGCAGCTGGGGGGTCTAACATTTCTTGCAATCCTA belongs to Populus nigra chromosome 18, ddPopNigr1.1, whole genome shotgun sequence and includes:
- the LOC133678424 gene encoding receptor-like protein Cf-9 homolog is translated as MGFSPPCLSQSLSFFLLLFHFHSTISSPLSSNYSSSSSSHLCAHRQSLSLLQFKQSFSIDSSASSEYCQYPFPKTESWKEGTDCCLWDGVSCDLKTGHVTALDLSCSMLYGTLLPNKSLFSLHHLQHLDLSFNDFNSSHISSRFGQFSSLTHLNLSGSDLAGQVPSEISHLSKMVSLDLSRNYDLVSLEPISFDKLSFDKLVRNLTKLRELDLSWVNMSLVVPDSLMNLSSSLSSLRLYYCRLKGKLPSSMGKFKHLQYLDLGGNDFTGSIPYDFEQLTELVSLGLSSNNDLSLEPISFHKIVQNLTKLRELDLGSVNMSLVSQDFFNSLTNLSSSFSSLYLSGCGLQGKFPGNIFLLPNLESLYLSYNEGLTGSFPSSNLSNVLYGLGLSNTRISVYLENDLISNLKSLEYMSLRNCNIIRSDLPLLGNLTQLIYLRLSSNNFNGQIPSSFKNLVHLRYLYLDSNKFVGQVPDFLGSLSNLKSLNLYDNLLNGTIPSFFFAIPSLYHLDLHNNNLIGNISELQHDSLLYLDLSNNHLHGAIPSSIFKQENLQVLILASNSKLTGEISSSICKLRFLHVLDLSNNSLSGSTPLCLGNFSNMLSVLHLGMNNLQGTIPSTFSKDNSLEYLNLNGNEFEGKILSSIINYAMLEVLDLGNNKIEDTFPYFLETLPKLQILVLKSNKLQGFVKGPTAHNSFSKLQILDISDNDFSGSLPTGYFNSLEAMMASDQNMIYMNATNYSSYVYSIEMTWKGVEIEFPKIQSTIRILDLSKNNFTGEIPKVIAKLKALQQLNLSHNSLTGHIHSSLGNLINLESLDLSSNLLTGRIPTQLGGLTFLAILNLSHNQLEGRIPSGEQFNTFTATSFEGNLGLCGFQVLKECYGDEAPSLLPSSFDEGDGSTLFKDGFGWKAVTMGYGCGFVFGVATGYIVFRTKKPSWFFRMVEDIWNLKSKKTKKNVGRCGDRRN